Below is a genomic region from Gemmatimonadota bacterium.
GTGTTCATCGGGAATGGGCAATGTCTGTGGACGAAAAGCCGGATTCTGCATCCCAACCGCTGCGATCGAACTCGCCATCACAAATTTGCGGCATCCGCGATCCATCAAATAGCGCATCAAACACCGCGTGCCCTCCACATTGACAATCAGCGCGTCGCGCTCCGAACAACCGCCGGTCACAGCCGCGAGGTGAATCACCACATCGATCACCTCATCATTGAGCTGTTGCAAATCTTCAAAAGAGCCAAACTCACCGTTCACATAGGGCAAATCCAATTCTGGATCTTTTCGGCTCATACAAATCACCCTGTGATCTTCCGCCATCGAGACCGACAGTGCTCGACCAATAAAACCGCTCGCCCCTGTAATCAGTACTGTACTCACAATCCCTCCTCGTTTAATCGCTAAAAATATCACTCGCCCCACTTAAAACATCTGTAATAACCTCTCCCTCTTTCATCACCATCTTCACCTGCCGCAAGCATGCAATATCTTCAAGCGGATTGCCCGATAGTGCAATCACATCTGCGAACATCCCAACGCCAAGGTGTCCAATGGAATCCGCCATGTCCAACATCTCAGCCGTATTCGTCGTTACCGCCTTCAGCGCATCCACTTCCGACACCCCCAGCCCAACGAGTTCTTTTGCCTCGCGCCAGAGCGTTGCATGCGTGCTATCGGTCCCCAAACACACTTTCACACCCGCCCGCACGGCTTCGGGAATATATTTTGCCGTCAATTCGCGCGCGCGTTCAACCCGTTCGCGCCACCAATCCCACGCCCACGTATCAAAAGACGCAAAACCCACTTCATCGTCGAAAAACAGTTGCAAATTTGGATCGCTTAAATACGCGCCCGATTTCACAAACAAAGCCACATCCTCTTCGGTCAACAAATTGGCGTGTTCAATACTATCGATCCCCGCTTCCATTGCCCAGCGCATTGCCGGTCCGCCAATCGCGTGTGCGGCCACGGGCAGTCCCAGATCGTGTGAAACGGCAATCGCCGCGTCAATCTCCCGCCTCGAATACGCCGCCACATCTGTCAGGTCGCCTCGAATATAGTCCTGATATGAATCGCCCTGCCGCACATTGGTAATAAACAACTTGGTCCAATCCGCACCCTGAGAAAAATTCTCTCGGATCTTCAGCGTCAACTCTTCTTCCCCATCCGCGGGAAAACACAAAAAAGGCGCGGTCCCATGACTCGGCCTCAATGCCCGCACACACACCTTCAACCTGGGCCCCACGGCTTCGCCGCGATCAATCGCACCCTGAAAAGCCTTCTCAACACCCGAACGATCTCCCAGCGTGCGCATGGTCGTCACGCCAGTGCTCAGATCGCTTCGCAAATTCATCGCACCGCGCAACACAGCCGTTATCGCGTCCAGATCGAAATGCGCGCTCAAAGGCGTGTTGAACCGATTGTTAATCGTAATATGCACATGGGAATCAATCAACGCCGGCATCACGGTATAGGACGAACAATCCACCACCTCGGCATTTGGAGGTACATCCACTTCCGTCCCGACATCGACCACGCGCCCCTTGTTCACCACAACCATCCCCTGCGGGACGGGTGCACAATCGGGATGAACAATCAACAATTTGGATTTAATCACTTTTGACATATTTATTTTGTTTGTATAATGTAGGGGGAAAAACAGAACACTGTTATCTCGATCACCGGAGATCTATCCATGCAATTTGGCATCTTTTACGAACACCAGATTCCCCGCCCCTGGGCAGAAGGCGAAGAATACCAGCTTTTCAAAGACGCGCTCGAGCAAGTCGAAGTTGCCGACAGAACTGGCATTGAATATGTTTGGGAAGTTGAACATCACTTTTTGGAAGAATATTCCCACTCCTCAGCACCCGAAGTCTTTCTCGCTGCATGTAGCCAGCGCTCCAAAAATATCCGCCTGGGACACGGCATTGTACTCATGCCCCCCAATTACAACCATCCGGCTCGCGTTGCCGAACGCATCGCAACCCTTGACCTGATCAGCGACGGGCGCGTTGAATGGGGCACGGGTGAATCGGCCTCTCGCGCAGAACTCGAGGGCTTCAACGTGCCACCAGGAGAAAAAAAAGCAATGTGGGCGGAAACCGTAAGGGAAACCGCTAAGATGCTCGCATCAGACCCGTATCCCGGATACGACGGCGAATTTTTCTCCATGCCCGAACGCAACGTCTTGCCCAAACCCCTGCAAAAACCCCACCCACCGCTGTGGGTCGCCTGTTCCAATCGCGAAAGCATTCGCTGGGCGGGAAAACACGGCATCGGCGCGCTCACCTTTGCCTTTATTGAACCCGAAGACGCCAAATACTGGGTTGACGAATACTACACCGCATTTGAAAACGAATGTGAACCCCTCGGACAAGCTGTCAATCCCACCATCGCCATGGTCGCTGGATTCATGTGCCACGAAAACGGAGAAAAAGCGCGAGCACAGGGCCTCGAAGGATTCCAATTTTTCGGCTATGCGCTCTCCCATTACTACCGCCACGGCACGCACATCCCCGGCAAATTTGACATCTGGGCAGACTTCCAGCAAAACAAACCCGAACGAAAAAAAGGTTCGGGATCAGGCTGCATTGGCTCCCCAGATGAAATACGCGCTCACCTCGAATCAATGGAAGAAATCGGCGTCGATCAGGTCGTCTTCCTCCAGCAAGCTGGCAACAACAAACACGATCATATATGCGAATCGCTCGAATGTTTCGCACAAAATGTATTGCCAGACTTCAAAGCGCGACATGAAATATACGCCGCACAAAAAGCAGAACGACTCGGTCCCGCCATTGAAAAAGCACTCTCTAAAATTCCACCGATAGACAAACCCAAATCCACACCCTTCGAAGCCTATCCACTCCTGAAATCACCCGACGAAAAGCAAGAAGACCTCGAAATTGTAGAATCCGTTGCGGGGAAAAAATCCTCATAGACGTCAATCCAGATCCCCAATCGCCTCGCGCACCGCTTCTATTGTATCTTCAATATTCGCCTCTGTATGTGCCAGAGAGAGAAACATAGGATGCGAGGGATGCAAGTAATACCCCTGTGCAAGACATCCCCGCAACATCTCCATGCAGCGATCGCGGTCAGAATCGTCTATCACGGGACGCGGCATTGGCCCAACGCCAATGAGATGATAACTCAACCCTGCTGCTTTGCAAACCGCGTTGATACCCTCGATCAATCGACTTCCAATTTTCCATTGATAGGCAATGCCATTCCGCCTCCGTAGTTCCCCGATCACGACCTCCATTGCCGTCAAACTGAGCGGATCCCCATGCGCGGTACCTGTCATCCACACCGACTGACACGCTTTTGACCCCAAAATCTCGCGCTTCCCGGCAATAAAACTTCCCGCATACCCATTGCAACACGCTTTGCCAAACGTCGCAATATCGGGTATAACGCCATAATATTCCCCCCCACCGCCCATTGCCACGCGAAAACCCACCTTTGTCTCGTCAAACACGCAGACTGCGCCATGTGCATGGGCCAGATCTACACACCCTTGCAAAAACCCATCTGGCGGTCCACTCCCTTGAATCGTCTCCATCACCACACACGCCACCTGATTGTCATATTTTTTTAAATGCGATTCCAGAGCATCCAAATCGCCGTAGGGAACCGCGCAGGTCAGTTCGCTGACGGATTTCGGAACACCCTCGTCGCCGGGACGCGCCCAATCGTGCCAGCCGTGATACCCGCACGTAATCACTCTATCGCGCCCCGTATATACCCGCGACAAGCGCACCGCACTGGAAGTCGCCGCACTGCCCCCAATAAAAAAACCCACCATCTCCGCACATGGAATCACTTCAATGAGCAATTCTGCAACCGCCAACTCTCTGGGATGCGCCAGACTGTACACTGTGCCATTCGCCACCTGCTCGTGTATTGCACGGCACACAGCAGAATCATCATACCCCAGAACAATCGGCCCGAAACCCATTACATAATCCAAAAACTCATTGCCATCCACATCCCAAAATCGCGCCCCCGACGCGCGCTGTACAAATGAGGGATAGTCCATATCGACCTGACCAAAAATATTCTTATGGGGAATGTACCCGCGAACCAGAACATCGCCATAGCGATTCAGCAGAGCCTTTGACTTTGCAATGGTGTAATTCTTTTTTGCCATTTCGACCTCCTCCGCGCGTAAATTGAACCTCTTATTCAACAAATAAACTTCTCAGACAGACACAAGCACAAAATAGACTGCTTCTGCGCTCCTATTGTACTTGCCCCTCGTCTTTTCTTGTCTTATCCTATTTTAATAGGATCGCCCTCACTTCTAACCGGAGAACTTATGCCACGCGAACTCATTGCAGACCGGCCGGGACACACGACATTGCGAGAATACGACGAAGAGCCCCTCAAACGCGATCAAGTGCGCGCAAAAAGCTCGTTTTCAGCAGTAAAACACGGCACGGAGTTCCGGGGTTTTCAGGCAAATACACTCGATGCGTCCGATATTTTTAGCTGGGAATGGCGCATGCACCTGCGCGGGCAAAAACAGAAAGATGCATTCCCAAAACGGTTGGGCAATATGTATGTCGCCGAAGTGACAGACGTGGGACGAGACGTGTCAAATATTCGGGTGGGAGATCGGATTTTTGGCCATGGTCCCGTTCGAGAGACGCATACACTTTCGGCGGATCGCGTAGAAAAATCTCCGGATGGTGTATCGTGGCAGGCTCTAATGGCTACAGACCCCGCAGGCGTTGCCCTCGGCGGCGTCAGAGATGCCAATATTCGCATTGGGGATCGCGTCGCAGTCTTTGGTCTGGGAGCGATTGGATTGATGACCGTACAACTCGCCCGCATCGCAGGCGCGCGCTGGGTCGCGGCAATTGATCCCATTGAAAAGCGATGTCTGATTTCAGAAGCCTACGGTGCAGACGTCGTCCTGGACCCGCGCGAAGCCGATGTGGGCATGGTCATTAAACAAGCCACCGCAAAACTCGGCGTCGATGTATCCATGGAAACCAGCGGATCGTCCGCCGCAATGACCGATGCACTGCGTTCAACGCGCTATCAGGGCACCGTTGTATCCACAGCATATTACAATGCCCCCATGCAAAGTCTGCATTTGACCGGCGAATGGCATCGCAATCGGATTCGCATTATATCCGTGAGATCAGACAGCGAACCCTGGCTGGATTACGGATGGGACAAAAAGCGCGGAAATAAAGAAGCCTTCGACCTGCTCGTTGAAGGCCGTCTAAACGCCGAGGGCTTAATCGATCCCATCGTGCCTCTTAACCATGTTGCCGAAGCCTATATGCAAATGAATGAACACCCGGAAACGGGCATTAAACTCGGTGTTGATCATTCCCTCTAATGGATGATTTCAACATTTACTCATGCCAAAAATTCAAACCATAGCATTATGTCTATCCATCCTGTTGACCACCACAGACCTGCTGGCGAATGAGGGCACAGTACAGCAAGTCTCAGGAGACCTCGTTTACGTCACGGGCATGAATGGTCTGGCGCCACTGTGGTCAAATCTCACAGTGCAGAACGGACAGGACACAGGCGCAAAACTCGAAGTCATCAAAGAACTGCCAGAACTGGTCGTTACAAGAGTCGTAGAAGCCAACGGAACAGCGGTGAATACCGGCGATGCAGTAGTGCTGAGCAGCACACAACCAGATGCATCAGCGCGAAGAGCGAGGCGGATTGTTTACGCTACCCGCGTTGGTAAAAATCCAAATGTAGATGGCGTACTGGACGATCCCGTATGGTCGCAGGCAACGCCGATCAGGGGTTTTGTACAGCGCGATCCAAACTACTGGATGCCGAGTCCCGAACAAACAGTCGCGCGGATTATTTACACGGACAAGAGCATCTACTTTGGCTTTGAATGCCTCGTCCCGGACTCCTCTCAATTTATCGCAAACAACATGCGACGAGATTCCGAAATTTCCGGCGATGACAATGTTCAAATCCTGCTCGACACGTACAATGATCGCCAGAACGGCTTCTTTTTCTTTGTCAACCCCCTGGGGGCGCAAAGCGACTTGATGCTCTCCAACGAGGGGCGAACCTATAATCGCGATTGGGACTGCAATTGGACCGCCCGTACCAAGCACTATCCCGACCGATGGACGGCTGAAATCGAAATCCCGTTTAGCCAACTGCGGTTTAAGCAAGCAGCCGACGCCACCTGGGGCATCAACCTCGCGCGCTATATTGCCCGAAAAAATCTGGCGACCCAGCTCGTCGTCGGCCAGCAGACTTCTTCATCCACAGAGCGTTACCGCACGGCGGACATCGGCGAACTTCACGGCCTCCAACACATTCGCGCCAGGCGCCCGATATACATCAAACCCTACGCCTTGCCGGGCACGACCATCGACGATCAGGCAATCAATCCCTCTGAAAGCCGCACATTTGAAACGGGTCTCGATCTGCGCTATGGCATCACGTCAAACATCTCGCTCGACTTATCCTACAACACGGATTTCGCACAGGTAGAAGGCGATCAGGAACAAACCAACCTGACGCAATTCCGCCTCTTCTTCCCCGAAAAACGCGAATTCTTCCTCGAAGGAGCCAACCTCTTCCAATTTGGCGAACAAGCGCGAAGAACCGGCAGCGGTACCAGACCTCCCACCCTCCTCTTTTATACCAGACGCATCGGCCTTGAAAAAGGAAAAAAAATCCCGATTATCGTCGGGTCAAAAATTGCCGGGAAAGAGGGACGAACCAGTATTGGCGGCCTCAATGTACTGACCGACGCGGCATTGTTTGCAGAAGATGGCGATACAGTCCAGGTACACCGCACCAACTACTCAGTAGTCAGAATAAGACGCGACGTATTCGCGCGGTCAAACTTTGGTTTCATCATGGTCAACAAACAAATTGATGACCCTCGCGAGGGATGGAACCAGTACAATCGCGCGGGCGGTGTTGATTTCAACTATTCTCCAACGCCAAACCTGAATTTCCAGGCATTTGTAGCGCGAACATGGGATTCGCAAATCGGAGATGCAGACGATGCGCGATTTGTATCTATGAATTATCGCGGCACCAGGTACTGGGCGCGTTTCAAAGTCCTCGATGTCGAGGACCAATTTGAGCCCGCCGTGGGATTCATCAATCGCAGAAGAGGATTGGATGGTTTCAAACGCTATGATCTCTATACACGCTACCGCCCCAGACCGAAATTTGGCAATATTCGCTACATGTCAATCGGTCCTGAAGCACAAATCTTTACAGACCACAACAACAAGGTGAAATACTGGACAGTCGAACTCTCGGCATTTACCATTTTTAATACCGGTGACTACTGGCGGAACGAATTAAAACGCACTCGCGACGTGGTCGATGAAGAATTCTCTCCCTCTGCTCGAAACAAAGATGTAGTCATCCCTCCTGGGGAATATACCTTCACATCATTTATCACGGGACCGCGTCCCAGCCGATCCCGAAAACTGCGCCCTGGCATCACCTTTGAGGCCGGCACGTATTACACGGGAAGACGCTATACCATACGCTCGGAAAGCTCTTTTCGCCCCTCTGGCCAACTGTCTTATGAAGTGGAATATCAGGGCGACTGGGTCCGACTTCCGCAGGGGAACTTTAATATCCACACACTCAGCAATCGCCTGCAATACTCCTTTTCCACAGACTTTTTTGTCAAACTCTTTGTCCAGTGGAACAACGACAAAGAATTCGCCAGCGCGAATTTTCTCCTCAACTACCGGTATCGCCCCGGCAGCGACATCTTTCTCGTCTTCGACAGCGCTTATGGCACCGATCCGACCTTAACCCGACGAAATC
It encodes:
- a CDS encoding amidohydrolase family protein, whose translation is MSKVIKSKLLIVHPDCAPVPQGMVVVNKGRVVDVGTEVDVPPNAEVVDCSSYTVMPALIDSHVHITINNRFNTPLSAHFDLDAITAVLRGAMNLRSDLSTGVTTMRTLGDRSGVEKAFQGAIDRGEAVGPRLKVCVRALRPSHGTAPFLCFPADGEEELTLKIRENFSQGADWTKLFITNVRQGDSYQDYIRGDLTDVAAYSRREIDAAIAVSHDLGLPVAAHAIGGPAMRWAMEAGIDSIEHANLLTEEDVALFVKSGAYLSDPNLQLFFDDEVGFASFDTWAWDWWRERVERARELTAKYIPEAVRAGVKVCLGTDSTHATLWREAKELVGLGVSEVDALKAVTTNTAEMLDMADSIGHLGVGMFADVIALSGNPLEDIACLRQVKMVMKEGEVITDVLSGASDIFSD
- a CDS encoding LLM class flavin-dependent oxidoreductase, producing MQFGIFYEHQIPRPWAEGEEYQLFKDALEQVEVADRTGIEYVWEVEHHFLEEYSHSSAPEVFLAACSQRSKNIRLGHGIVLMPPNYNHPARVAERIATLDLISDGRVEWGTGESASRAELEGFNVPPGEKKAMWAETVRETAKMLASDPYPGYDGEFFSMPERNVLPKPLQKPHPPLWVACSNRESIRWAGKHGIGALTFAFIEPEDAKYWVDEYYTAFENECEPLGQAVNPTIAMVAGFMCHENGEKARAQGLEGFQFFGYALSHYYRHGTHIPGKFDIWADFQQNKPERKKGSGSGCIGSPDEIRAHLESMEEIGVDQVVFLQQAGNNKHDHICESLECFAQNVLPDFKARHEIYAAQKAERLGPAIEKALSKIPPIDKPKSTPFEAYPLLKSPDEKQEDLEIVESVAGKKSS
- a CDS encoding aminotransferase class III-fold pyridoxal phosphate-dependent enzyme; its protein translation is MAKKNYTIAKSKALLNRYGDVLVRGYIPHKNIFGQVDMDYPSFVQRASGARFWDVDGNEFLDYVMGFGPIVLGYDDSAVCRAIHEQVANGTVYSLAHPRELAVAELLIEVIPCAEMVGFFIGGSAATSSAVRLSRVYTGRDRVITCGYHGWHDWARPGDEGVPKSVSELTCAVPYGDLDALESHLKKYDNQVACVVMETIQGSGPPDGFLQGCVDLAHAHGAVCVFDETKVGFRVAMGGGGEYYGVIPDIATFGKACCNGYAGSFIAGKREILGSKACQSVWMTGTAHGDPLSLTAMEVVIGELRRRNGIAYQWKIGSRLIEGINAVCKAAGLSYHLIGVGPMPRPVIDDSDRDRCMEMLRGCLAQGYYLHPSHPMFLSLAHTEANIEDTIEAVREAIGDLD
- a CDS encoding zinc-binding alcohol dehydrogenase, giving the protein MPRELIADRPGHTTLREYDEEPLKRDQVRAKSSFSAVKHGTEFRGFQANTLDASDIFSWEWRMHLRGQKQKDAFPKRLGNMYVAEVTDVGRDVSNIRVGDRIFGHGPVRETHTLSADRVEKSPDGVSWQALMATDPAGVALGGVRDANIRIGDRVAVFGLGAIGLMTVQLARIAGARWVAAIDPIEKRCLISEAYGADVVLDPREADVGMVIKQATAKLGVDVSMETSGSSAAMTDALRSTRYQGTVVSTAYYNAPMQSLHLTGEWHRNRIRIISVRSDSEPWLDYGWDKKRGNKEAFDLLVEGRLNAEGLIDPIVPLNHVAEAYMQMNEHPETGIKLGVDHSL
- a CDS encoding DUF5916 domain-containing protein codes for the protein MPKIQTIALCLSILLTTTDLLANEGTVQQVSGDLVYVTGMNGLAPLWSNLTVQNGQDTGAKLEVIKELPELVVTRVVEANGTAVNTGDAVVLSSTQPDASARRARRIVYATRVGKNPNVDGVLDDPVWSQATPIRGFVQRDPNYWMPSPEQTVARIIYTDKSIYFGFECLVPDSSQFIANNMRRDSEISGDDNVQILLDTYNDRQNGFFFFVNPLGAQSDLMLSNEGRTYNRDWDCNWTARTKHYPDRWTAEIEIPFSQLRFKQAADATWGINLARYIARKNLATQLVVGQQTSSSTERYRTADIGELHGLQHIRARRPIYIKPYALPGTTIDDQAINPSESRTFETGLDLRYGITSNISLDLSYNTDFAQVEGDQEQTNLTQFRLFFPEKREFFLEGANLFQFGEQARRTGSGTRPPTLLFYTRRIGLEKGKKIPIIVGSKIAGKEGRTSIGGLNVLTDAALFAEDGDTVQVHRTNYSVVRIRRDVFARSNFGFIMVNKQIDDPREGWNQYNRAGGVDFNYSPTPNLNFQAFVARTWDSQIGDADDARFVSMNYRGTRYWARFKVLDVEDQFEPAVGFINRRRGLDGFKRYDLYTRYRPRPKFGNIRYMSIGPEAQIFTDHNNKVKYWTVELSAFTIFNTGDYWRNELKRTRDVVDEEFSPSARNKDVVIPPGEYTFTSFITGPRPSRSRKLRPGITFEAGTYYTGRRYTIRSESSFRPSGQLSYEVEYQGDWVRLPQGNFNIHTLSNRLQYSFSTDFFVKLFVQWNNDKEFASANFLLNYRYRPGSDIFLVFDSAYGTDPTLTRRNRSVLLKLSYLLGL